One part of the Rutidosis leptorrhynchoides isolate AG116_Rl617_1_P2 chromosome 1, CSIRO_AGI_Rlap_v1, whole genome shotgun sequence genome encodes these proteins:
- the LOC139877287 gene encoding uncharacterized protein: protein MKLTYLILILTSIYLLLLLAAVTANDEQCKSWLVQSIPTDMPHLSLVPGVVASADVLKWLAGNATHKLDIMTQYWQLNAHPDDPRSGDYGYSKDQMQSFGSGEGASVYKSIEDAADRDVNISLLQHSGVYPDYTEEPSELAAGRPNVKNVTLLISDWFDSGVLHAKVWISDSRHVYIGSANNDWKSLTQVKELGIYLVDCPTIARKVEIFYNNLWKLGSLNYSDYTTKIWDQQWQLSRTVPCWSHFIPYKRRCRSPLPRYVEVPHTAGYPILTDPSTFKKSIQTPGCNYSTLQPSLSYLSFAPPELLFGKYQADEQAWVDTIKSVTDGETVRISTMDWLGQSEYASQTVYWSALSTAISEVIFSRHAKVKLLVAYWAHFIENTDQYLKSLLFSNNLCSSSPYNKCSGKIEIKYYMVPGFNSTGPAVTNGTTTGNKYPGFTRVNHGKYAVSDTRAHIGTSNLMWDYFYATVGVSFGTYNPSIVSQLQQIFDADWDSPYAVPVQPLLDGQTFSS, encoded by the exons ATGAAACTAACATATCTTATTTTGATTTTGACTTCAATCTATTTGTTGCTGTTACTAGCAGCAGTAACTGCAAATGATGAGCAGTGCAAGTCATGGTTAGTTCAGTCAATTCCCACAGACATGCCCCATCTCTCTCTTGTTCCCGGTGTTGTTGCCTCCG CGGACGTGCTTAAATGGTTAGCGGGTAACGCTACCCACAAACTGGACATAATGACACAGTACTGGCAACTAAATGCACATCCTGATGATCCCCGGTCTGGAGATTACGGGTACTCGAAAGACCAAATGCAGAGCTTTGGTTCTGGTGAGGGGGCAAGTGTATATAAATCAATTGAAGATGCTGCTGATCGAGATGTAAATATCAG ccTTTTGCAGCATTCGGGAGTATATCCTGATTACACTGAAGAACCCTCGGAGCTTGCTGCAGGGAGGCCGAATGTAAAGAATGTAACCTTGTTAATTAGTGATTGGTTTGATTCCGGTGTGCTTCATGCTAAAGTTTGGATATCAGATTCTCGACATGTTTATATCGGATCTGCTAACAATGATTGGAAATCGCTTACTCAG gtgaaagaactGGGAATCTATCTTGTTGACTGTCCAACAATAGCAAGAAAAGTTGAGATCTTTTATAATAACTTATGGAAACTCGGATCTTTAAATTATTCGGATTACACAACAAAGATATGGGATCAACAATGGCAACTCAGTAGAACAGTACCTTGTTGGTCACACTTTATCCCATATAAGAGAAGGTGCAG GTCTCCTCTTCCTCGTTATGTGGAGGTCCCACATACAGCTGGCTATCCAATTCTCACTGACCCTTCGACATTCAAAAAATCTATTCAGACTCCTGGTTGCAATTATTCAACTTTGCAGCCTTCATTAAGCTATCTATCATTTGCTCCTCCAGAG CTCTTGTTTGGGAAGTATCAAGCCGACGAACAGGCATGGGTCGACACCATCAAATCAGTAACAGACGGGGAAACTGTGCGAATTAGTACGATGGATTGGCTTGGTCAATCTGAATACGCATCACAAACTGTTTATTGGTCAGCTTTATCCACAGCAATATCAGAG GTTATATTCTCCAGGCATGCGAAAGTGAAATTACTAGTAGCTTACTGGGCACATTTTATCGAAAATACAGATCAATATTTGAAGTCTCTTCTGTTTTCGAATAATCTATGTTCTTCTTCACCATACAACAAGTGCTCTGGGAAAATTGAGATCAAGTACTATATGGTTCCGGGTTTTAATTCAACCGGGCCCGCCGTTACTAACGGAACAACTACAGGAAATAAGTATCCAGGTTTTACTAGAGTAAACCATGGAAAATATGCAGTTAGCGATACGCGGGCGCATATCGGGACGAGTAATTTGATGTGGGATTACTTTTATGCAACCGTTGGTGTCAGTTTTGGAACGTATAATCCATCAATTGTGTCGCAGCTTCAGCAGATATTTGATGCTGACTGGGATTCCCCTTATGCTGTTCCAGTTCAACCATTACTGGATGGACAGACTTTTTCAAGCTGA
- the LOC139877294 gene encoding uncharacterized protein, with protein sequence MATKVQRIMTQPINLIFRFLQSKARIQIWLFEQKDLRIEGRIIGFDEYMNLVLDEAEEVSIKKNTRKPLGLSY encoded by the exons ATGGCGACTAAAGTACAGAGGATCATGACACAACCAATC AATCTCATCTTTAGGTTTCTCCAGAGT AAAGCTCGTATTCAGATATGGCTATTCGAGCAGAAGGATTTGAGGATTGAAGGACGCATTATT GGGTTTGATGAGTACATGAATTTGGTTCTTGATGAGGCTGAGGAAGTCAGCATCAAGAAGAATACCAGAAAGCCTCTAGGTTTGTCATATTAG